The Longimicrobium sp. genome segment TTGAGAGATGGAAGATCGTCGAGCTGATCCGAAATCAATCTCCGCCTGCGCCCAGCCGCTCCAGCAGGCCGGCGATGCTGGCGTCCCACTCGGGGCCGCTGTCCTGCTCCTCCCACAGGTCCGCCAGCTCGCTGCGGTCGCGGATGCGGGTGACGGCGTCCTTCGCCTGCGCGGCCAGGGCGTCGTCGACGGTGCGGCCGTGCGCGTCGGTCCACTCCGCCAGCTCGCCGGGGAGGTCGGGCGCGGCGTGGCCGCGCGCGGCGGCGACCGCCTCCGCCGCGGCCAGCGCGATGCGCGCCTGCTCGGTCTCGATGCGCTCGTCCTCTTCCGCGATGGTCTGGAAGGCGATCAGGAGCGCTTCGGCGCCCAGGCGGTCGAGGGTGTCGAGCCAGTCCAGCGCGGCGTCGTTGTCGAACGAACCCACTCCCCACGCACCCATCGTCCCCTCTCCATTCGCTGGTTCAACCCCGCGCGTCACTATCGAAGTCGGAGATCATCGTCCAATCCGGAAGCGCACGTGCGTCCTCGCCTATATAGATCCTTCGGCCT includes the following:
- a CDS encoding DUF4259 domain-containing protein, with product MGAWGVGSFDNDAALDWLDTLDRLGAEALLIAFQTIAEEDERIETEQARIALAAAEAVAAARGHAAPDLPGELAEWTDAHGRTVDDALAAQAKDAVTRIRDRSELADLWEEQDSGPEWDASIAGLLERLGAGGD